A window of Dickeya zeae NCPPB 2538 contains these coding sequences:
- a CDS encoding YhcH/YjgK/YiaL family protein codes for MIICDQQDWAQEKYALHPIIHQAIDYISTTDFAVMATGKYDIIPGKMFCLLQEFTTEPAADRLAESHFQYVDIQYLLQGEETIGVARGSRRNTVIEDKSEQHDIVFYRETQNESFISLTPGMFAIFFPEDLHRPCCQSNGPSFIRKAVIKIHISLFTDC; via the coding sequence ATGATTATTTGCGATCAACAAGACTGGGCTCAGGAAAAATACGCGTTACATCCGATTATTCACCAGGCCATCGATTATATCTCTACCACCGATTTCGCCGTTATGGCGACCGGTAAATATGACATTATCCCCGGAAAGATGTTCTGTCTATTACAGGAGTTCACCACCGAACCAGCCGCGGACAGGCTGGCAGAATCGCATTTCCAGTATGTCGATATTCAATATTTATTACAGGGAGAAGAAACTATCGGCGTTGCACGAGGTAGCCGTCGTAATACCGTGATTGAAGATAAAAGCGAGCAGCACGATATTGTTTTTTATCGTGAGACTCAAAACGAAAGTTTTATTTCACTAACACCAGGCATGTTTGCCATTTTCTTTCCAGAAGATCTACATCGGCCATGTTGCCAAAGTAATGGCCCCTCTTTTATTCGAAAAGCAGTTATTAAAATTCACATCAGTTTATTTACGGATTGCTGA
- a CDS encoding MFS transporter: MKNTTSALQDNRVIPASPITRLRWGIIFILLMAAVINYLDRANLSIANTTIAKEFGFSATQMGMLLSAFLWPYALANLPAGWLVDKLGPKKMFSGAVGLWSTFTVLAGFINGYSMFYGLRMLLGIAESPFFTSGIKITHRWFSARERGLPTAIINTGSQIANAVAPPILTVLLLTMGWRGMFIAIGLAGIPLLLVWLKFYREPTAAEERDIHADTAATAAPSHEAAKNQQGWGALFRHKTTWFMILGNFSIMFTIWVYLTWLPGYLEKSLGFTLKQTGWIASIPFLAGILGVLCGGAISDRLIRRGVNTITARKIPIVMGAALAACFVAPIPFVSNTSLSILLLSLGYFCSQLPSGVIWTLATDIAPKEQVASLGAIQNFGGFLGAASAPIITGMILDATGVFTNVFFLGAGLLMLGALSYGLFVKKPITV, translated from the coding sequence ATGAAAAATACCACTTCTGCCTTACAAGACAATAGGGTTATCCCTGCCTCGCCGATTACCCGCTTACGCTGGGGGATCATTTTCATTCTGTTGATGGCGGCGGTCATCAATTACCTTGATCGCGCCAACTTAAGTATTGCCAATACCACCATCGCCAAAGAATTCGGTTTTAGCGCTACCCAGATGGGGATGCTGCTGTCGGCCTTCCTGTGGCCTTACGCACTGGCTAACCTGCCGGCCGGCTGGCTGGTGGATAAACTGGGGCCGAAAAAGATGTTCTCCGGCGCAGTCGGGCTATGGTCTACCTTTACCGTGCTGGCCGGGTTCATCAACGGTTACTCCATGTTTTATGGATTGCGCATGTTGCTGGGGATAGCCGAGTCGCCCTTCTTTACCTCAGGCATTAAAATTACCCATCGCTGGTTTTCCGCCCGCGAACGCGGCCTGCCAACCGCCATCATCAATACCGGCTCGCAAATTGCTAACGCCGTTGCACCGCCGATCCTGACCGTGTTGCTGCTGACTATGGGCTGGCGCGGCATGTTTATCGCCATTGGTCTGGCTGGCATTCCGTTACTGTTGGTCTGGCTGAAGTTTTATCGCGAACCGACCGCAGCCGAAGAGCGTGACATCCACGCCGACACCGCAGCGACAGCAGCGCCCAGCCATGAAGCGGCAAAAAACCAGCAAGGCTGGGGTGCCCTGTTCCGCCATAAAACCACCTGGTTCATGATTCTGGGTAATTTCTCCATCATGTTCACCATCTGGGTTTACTTGACCTGGCTGCCGGGTTATCTGGAAAAATCCCTTGGCTTTACGCTGAAACAAACCGGTTGGATCGCCTCGATTCCGTTCCTCGCCGGTATTCTCGGCGTGCTGTGCGGCGGAGCTATCTCTGATCGTCTGATTCGTCGCGGCGTCAACACCATTACCGCCCGTAAAATTCCGATCGTCATGGGGGCGGCACTGGCGGCTTGCTTTGTTGCACCGATCCCGTTTGTCAGCAACACCTCGCTGTCTATCCTGCTGCTGTCGTTGGGGTATTTCTGCTCGCAGTTGCCTTCCGGCGTTATCTGGACACTGGCGACCGACATCGCGCCTAAAGAGCAGGTGGCATCACTCGGGGCCATTCAGAACTTCGGCGGTTTTCTCGGCGCGGCCAGTGCTCCCATCATCACCGGCATGATTTTGGATGCCACAGGGGTGTTCACCAATGTTTTCTTTCTGGGTGCAGGCTTGCTGATGCTGGGTGCGCTGAGCTACGGCTTGTTCGTGAAGAAACCGATAACCGTTTGA
- the glpD gene encoding glycerol-3-phosphate dehydrogenase translates to METQDLIVIGGGINGTGIAADAAGRGLSVLLLEAQDLACATSSASSKLIHGGLRYLEHYEFRLVGEALSEREVLLKMAPHIIFPMRFRLPHQPHLRPAWMIRAGLFMYDHLGKRVSLPSSHGLRFGRESVLKPELTRGFEYSDCWVDDARLVVLNAQEVVRRGGEVKTRMKVTRAHRENGLWIVEAEDTLSGETHRWQAKGLVNATGPWVRQFFDDGLALPSPYGIRLIKGSHIVVPRVHQEEQAYILQNKDNRIVFVIPWQDEFSIIGTTDVEYHGDPHQVKIDDNEIRYLLDVYNDHFKKQLTRDDIVWTYSGVRPLCDDESDSPQAITRDYTLSVADENGKAPLLSVFGGKLTTYRKLAEHALEKLVKYYPQAGQAWTRNAILPGGDISGSREDYAATLRRRYNLPEALARRYSRTYGSQSEKILGNAQSLSDLGEHFGHNLYEAELRYLVEHEWVVTLEDAIWRRTKLGMWLDDVQRQRVADWLVSYRSQLAKAG, encoded by the coding sequence GTGGAAACCCAAGATCTGATCGTGATCGGCGGAGGCATTAACGGCACGGGCATCGCAGCAGATGCCGCCGGGCGCGGGCTGTCCGTCCTGCTGCTGGAAGCGCAGGATCTGGCCTGTGCCACCTCTTCCGCCAGTTCCAAGCTGATTCACGGCGGCCTGCGCTATCTGGAACACTACGAGTTCCGGCTGGTGGGCGAAGCCTTGTCCGAACGCGAAGTGTTGCTGAAAATGGCACCACACATCATTTTCCCGATGCGTTTTCGCCTGCCGCACCAGCCGCATTTGCGCCCGGCCTGGATGATCCGCGCCGGTCTGTTTATGTATGACCATCTGGGCAAACGTGTCAGTCTGCCGTCCAGCCACGGGCTGCGATTCGGCCGTGAATCGGTGTTAAAACCCGAGCTGACGCGCGGTTTCGAATATTCCGACTGCTGGGTGGACGATGCCCGTCTGGTGGTGCTGAACGCGCAGGAAGTGGTGCGCCGTGGCGGCGAGGTGAAAACCCGCATGAAAGTGACCCGCGCCCATCGCGAAAACGGCCTGTGGATCGTCGAAGCCGAAGATACCCTCAGTGGTGAAACCCACCGCTGGCAGGCGAAAGGCCTGGTTAACGCCACCGGCCCGTGGGTACGCCAGTTCTTTGACGACGGACTGGCGCTGCCATCGCCGTATGGCATCCGTCTGATTAAAGGCAGTCATATCGTTGTGCCGCGCGTCCATCAGGAAGAGCAGGCCTACATTCTGCAAAATAAAGACAACCGTATTGTGTTTGTGATTCCGTGGCAGGATGAATTCTCCATCATCGGTACCACCGATGTGGAATACCACGGCGATCCGCATCAGGTGAAGATCGACGACAACGAAATTCGTTACCTGCTGGATGTGTATAACGACCATTTCAAAAAGCAGCTGACACGTGACGATATCGTCTGGACGTATTCGGGTGTACGCCCGTTGTGCGACGACGAATCCGATTCACCGCAGGCTATCACCCGCGACTACACCTTGTCGGTTGCCGATGAAAATGGTAAGGCACCGCTGCTGTCCGTATTCGGCGGCAAGCTAACCACCTACCGTAAGTTAGCGGAACACGCACTGGAAAAACTGGTGAAATACTACCCGCAAGCCGGACAAGCGTGGACCCGTAACGCCATTCTGCCCGGTGGTGATATCAGCGGCAGCCGCGAAGATTACGCCGCGACATTGCGCCGCCGTTACAATCTGCCGGAAGCGCTGGCACGTCGTTACAGCCGCACTTACGGTAGCCAGAGCGAGAAAATCCTCGGCAACGCCCAATCCTTAAGCGACCTGGGCGAACATTTCGGCCATAACCTGTACGAAGCCGAGTTACGTTATCTGGTGGAGCATGAGTGGGTTGTCACGCTGGAAGACGCTATCTGGCGTCGTACCAAGCTCGGCATGTGGCTGGACGACGTACAACGCCAGCGTGTCGCCGACTGGCTGGTCAGCTACCGCAGCCAGTTAGCTAAAGCGGGTTAA
- the glpE gene encoding thiosulfate sulfurtransferase GlpE: MEQFEAIDIEQAYQRWQQGQSLVDIRDPQSFGAAHVPGSTHLTNETLSDFVRGADFEQPVMVMCYHGISSRNAANYLISLGFEAVYSVDGGFDAWQKRFPQDVAAG, translated from the coding sequence ATGGAGCAGTTTGAGGCAATCGATATTGAGCAGGCGTATCAGCGCTGGCAACAAGGCCAGTCGTTGGTTGATATTCGTGACCCGCAGAGTTTTGGTGCAGCGCATGTACCGGGGTCAACCCACCTGACCAATGAAACCTTGTCAGATTTTGTGCGCGGTGCGGATTTTGAACAGCCGGTGATGGTGATGTGCTATCACGGCATCAGTAGCCGTAATGCGGCGAATTACCTGATAAGCCTGGGTTTTGAGGCGGTATACAGCGTGGATGGTGGTTTCGATGCCTGGCAAAAACGCTTCCCGCAGGATGTCGCGGCAGGGTAA